In bacterium, a single genomic region encodes these proteins:
- a CDS encoding aspartate kinase produces MALIVQKYGGTSVGTIEKIKNVAKRAARTKEQGNDVVVVVSAMSGETNRLLGLAHQISEMPNERELDVVAATGEQVTIGLLAIALTEMGCKAKSFCGFQIPVLTDAAYVKARIRQIRGETITQALKDGFIAVVAGFQGIDDSGSITTLGRGGSDTSAVAVAAALKADVCEIYTDVDGVYTTDPNICADARKLDKISFEEMLELASLGAKVLQIRSVEFGMKYGVRIHVRSSFNDNQGTMVTTEEEIMETAVVSGVAYSKSEAKITVVKVPDRPGIAAKIFKPLSEANIVVDVIVQNVSVTGFTDLTFTIGRTDFKKAMQITEKAAKEVGAERIVGDDKIAKVSIVGMAMRSHSGVALKLFETLASEGINILGISTSEIKVSVLIEEKYTELAVRVLHAAFGLGKPA; encoded by the coding sequence ATGGCACTCATTGTCCAGAAGTACGGCGGTACCTCGGTCGGCACCATCGAGAAGATCAAAAACGTGGCGAAGAGGGCGGCCCGGACGAAGGAGCAGGGGAACGACGTCGTCGTGGTCGTCTCCGCGATGTCCGGCGAGACGAACCGGCTGCTCGGGCTGGCGCACCAGATTTCCGAGATGCCCAACGAGCGGGAGCTCGACGTCGTCGCCGCCACCGGCGAGCAGGTGACGATCGGGCTGCTGGCGATCGCCCTCACCGAGATGGGGTGCAAGGCGAAGTCGTTCTGCGGCTTCCAGATCCCCGTGCTGACGGACGCCGCGTACGTGAAGGCGCGGATCCGCCAGATCCGCGGCGAGACGATCACGCAGGCGCTGAAGGACGGATTCATCGCCGTCGTGGCCGGTTTCCAGGGGATCGACGACAGCGGGTCGATCACCACGCTCGGGCGCGGCGGCTCCGACACCAGCGCCGTGGCCGTGGCGGCGGCGCTCAAGGCGGACGTCTGCGAGATCTACACGGACGTGGACGGCGTCTACACCACCGACCCGAACATCTGCGCCGACGCCCGCAAGCTCGACAAGATCTCCTTCGAGGAGATGCTCGAGCTCGCCTCCCTGGGCGCCAAGGTGCTGCAGATCCGATCGGTGGAGTTCGGGATGAAGTACGGGGTGCGGATCCATGTCCGCTCCTCGTTCAACGATAACCAGGGAACGATGGTGACGACGGAGGAGGAGATCATGGAAACGGCGGTGGTGTCCGGCGTGGCGTACAGCAAGAGCGAAGCGAAAATCACGGTGGTCAAGGTTCCCGACCGCCCGGGGATCGCGGCGAAGATCTTCAAGCCGCTGTCGGAGGCGAACATCGTGGTCGACGTCATCGTCCAGAACGTCTCCGTCACGGGATTCACGGACCTGACGTTCACGATCGGCCGCACCGACTTCAAGAAGGCGATGCAGATCACGGAGAAGGCGGCGAAGGAAGTCGGGGCCGAGCGGATCGTGGGAGACGACAAGATCGCGAAGGTCTCCATCGTCGGCATGGCGATGCGTTCCCACTCCGGCGTGGCGCTCAAGTTGTTCGAGACGCTGGCGTCGGAGGGGATCAACATCCTCGGCATCTCCACCTCGGAAATAAAGGTCTCCGTCCTCATCGAGGAGAAGTACACCGAGTTGGCCGTGCGCGTGCTGCATGCCGCGTTCGGGCTGGGGAAACCCGCCTGA
- the tsaE gene encoding tRNA (adenosine(37)-N6)-threonylcarbamoyltransferase complex ATPase subunit type 1 TsaE, with protein sequence MCEKLHLQITSNSPDDTLEIARALGAALRPGDVVALTGDLGAGKTLFCKGVGEALGIPPDRIVSPTFTIVTEHVGTVPLTHIDAYRLSGAREADEIGMRELLSGDGVCLVEWAEKIAELLPTDCIQVTFTISGDDRRELAIAAPDLPRFQNLRERSQRFQSGG encoded by the coding sequence ATGTGTGAAAAACTGCATTTACAGATAACATCGAACTCACCCGACGACACCCTTGAGATCGCGCGGGCGTTGGGCGCGGCGCTTCGCCCCGGCGACGTCGTCGCTCTCACCGGGGACCTCGGGGCCGGGAAGACGCTCTTCTGCAAGGGCGTGGGGGAGGCGCTGGGGATCCCGCCCGACCGGATCGTCAGCCCGACCTTCACGATCGTGACGGAGCACGTAGGGACGGTCCCGCTGACGCACATCGACGCCTACCGTCTTTCGGGCGCGCGGGAAGCGGACGAGATCGGGATGCGCGAGCTCCTGTCGGGCGACGGCGTCTGCCTGGTGGAGTGGGCGGAAAAGATCGCTGAACTGTTGCCAACGGATTGTATACAGGTTACATTCACCATTTCGGGCGACGACCGCAGGGAACTCGCGATCGCCGCCCCGGACCTCCCGAGGTTCCAAAACCTCCGGGAACGGTCCCAACGCTTCCAATCAGGGGGGTGA
- a CDS encoding NAD(P)H-hydrate dehydratase, whose translation MKIVTARQMAELDRVTIHTYGIPALVLMENAGRSCTDRIFGILEEKAGGPQEASVAVVCGKGNNGGDGMVIARHLHNRGAYVEVFLLGEEDTLSADARTQHEILRRMDVEVRVIRDTEGVEDLRTYLEEVHLCVDAILGTGLSSPLSGIVREVVEVINLSMAPVFAVDIPTGIDATTGRILGEAIRADFTGTFGLLKLGHVLLPGSIHCGETEIYDIGIPPRAVFDAQIKTEALDEQIVKSMLSVRPPDFHKGDAGRVHIVGGSPGMTGAPCLAGSAALRMGAGLITVVTPESLRPIVEAKQMEVMTHGIPDEGKGYFTPGMLPALMEVLSKADVVVVGPGLGMTPAMPAFVKELVSRIKVPFLLDADALNALSGEAVVLQGATAPCILTPHPGEMARLMKETIESIESSRIDSARHLAEEQRVTVILKGARTVVATPKGDIFINTTGNPYMASGGMGDALTGMIAALASQGLSPNDAACAGVFLHGMSADLLVRDHPMTPVTATDVIGNIRGALQHTLGELPQEE comes from the coding sequence ATGAAAATCGTGACGGCACGGCAGATGGCCGAACTGGACCGGGTGACGATCCACACGTACGGCATCCCCGCCCTGGTGCTGATGGAGAATGCGGGACGATCGTGCACGGACCGGATCTTCGGGATCCTCGAGGAGAAGGCGGGCGGTCCGCAGGAGGCTTCCGTGGCCGTGGTATGCGGCAAGGGGAACAACGGCGGCGACGGGATGGTGATCGCACGCCACCTGCACAACCGCGGCGCCTATGTCGAGGTCTTCCTCCTGGGCGAGGAGGACACCCTGTCGGCGGACGCGCGGACCCAGCACGAGATCCTGCGGCGGATGGACGTCGAGGTTCGCGTGATCCGCGACACGGAAGGGGTGGAAGACCTGCGCACGTACCTCGAGGAGGTCCACCTGTGCGTCGACGCGATCCTCGGGACGGGCCTCTCCTCCCCGCTGTCGGGGATCGTGCGGGAAGTGGTGGAGGTGATCAACCTCTCCATGGCTCCCGTCTTCGCCGTGGACATACCGACCGGGATCGACGCGACGACCGGCCGGATCCTGGGCGAGGCGATCCGCGCGGATTTCACGGGCACCTTCGGGCTCCTGAAGCTGGGACATGTCCTGCTTCCCGGTTCGATCCATTGCGGGGAGACGGAGATCTACGACATCGGGATCCCGCCGCGGGCGGTGTTCGACGCGCAGATCAAGACCGAGGCGCTCGACGAGCAGATCGTGAAAAGCATGCTCTCCGTGCGCCCGCCCGATTTCCACAAGGGGGACGCGGGAAGGGTCCACATCGTCGGCGGGTCTCCCGGAATGACGGGAGCGCCATGCCTGGCCGGATCGGCGGCGCTTCGCATGGGGGCGGGGCTCATCACCGTGGTCACGCCCGAGTCGCTGCGGCCGATCGTCGAGGCGAAGCAGATGGAGGTGATGACCCACGGGATCCCGGACGAGGGGAAGGGGTACTTCACGCCCGGGATGCTCCCCGCCCTGATGGAGGTGCTTTCGAAAGCCGACGTGGTTGTCGTGGGGCCGGGCCTGGGGATGACCCCCGCGATGCCGGCGTTCGTGAAGGAGCTGGTCTCGAGGATCAAGGTGCCGTTCCTGCTCGACGCCGACGCGCTGAACGCCTTGTCGGGGGAGGCGGTCGTCCTGCAGGGGGCGACGGCCCCGTGCATCCTCACGCCGCACCCGGGGGAGATGGCGAGGCTGATGAAGGAGACGATCGAATCGATCGAGTCGTCACGGATCGACTCGGCCCGCCACCTGGCGGAAGAGCAGCGGGTCACGGTGATCCTCAAGGGTGCGCGCACCGTCGTGGCGACGCCGAAGGGGGACATCTTCATCAATACGACGGGGAACCCGTACATGGCATCGGGCGGCATGGGCGATGCCTTGACCGGGATGATCGCGGCGCTCGCCTCCCAGGGGCTCTCCCCGAACGACGCCGCATGCGCGGGAGTCTTCCTGCACGGCATGTCGGCGGACCTGCTGGTGCGCGATCACCCGATGACCCCCGTGACGGCCACCGACGTGATCGGCAACATCCGCGGGGCGCTGCAGCACACGCTCGGCGAACTTCCGCAGGAAGAGTAG
- the acpS gene encoding holo-ACP synthase, translating to MIAGIGVDIVDIARIQALLDRHGERFLRRVYTDAETAYAMSGANKAERLAGRFAVKEAVLKALGTGKSQGILWRDIETLRGRLGRPEVRLHGQAVKWVKSRGGGPVHVTITHDGGKAMAFVILEKAGGEQ from the coding sequence ATGATCGCCGGAATCGGCGTGGATATCGTCGACATCGCGCGGATCCAGGCGCTGCTGGACCGGCACGGGGAACGGTTCCTTCGCCGTGTCTACACCGACGCGGAAACGGCCTACGCGATGAGCGGCGCGAACAAGGCGGAACGGCTGGCGGGGCGCTTCGCGGTGAAGGAAGCGGTGCTGAAGGCGCTCGGGACGGGGAAGTCGCAAGGGATCCTGTGGCGGGACATCGAGACGTTGCGCGGGCGCTTGGGGCGGCCCGAGGTACGCCTGCACGGGCAGGCGGTGAAGTGGGTGAAGTCGCGGGGCGGCGGCCCGGTGCACGTCACGATCACCCATGACGGCGGGAAGGCGATGGCGTTCGTGATCCTCGAAAAGGCGGGTGGGGAACAATGA